A stretch of DNA from Zonotrichia leucophrys gambelii isolate GWCS_2022_RI chromosome 28, RI_Zleu_2.0, whole genome shotgun sequence:
GGAAGGGTCCGGGGGATCCAGGAATCCTCGGAGGGGTCCGGGGGAACCGGGGATGCTCCGAGCGGTCCGGGCagaagggaagggctggaggacGCAGCGGGATCAGGGAATGAGGGGTCCCGGTGCCAACTCCGCCCGTGCCCCAAAACCCCCGTGAGGATTTGCTGGGTCCCCTCCaaaaggggctgtggggagcaatGGGtggaaaatcccccaaattcctctcCGTGAACCCCAGGGCTGGAACTGAGCCCTTTAATTTGAGTTTTAGAGACTCCAGAAATTGGGGCCGGCAGGTTTAACCTGGCTGCGCAATCCAGGGGGTTTCATTTCCATAATTGGAAAATCTTGGATTTGGaatgggctgggggctcctggcccagcGCCTGGgttaaaactaaaaaacaacTCGGGGATAATctgattttaaaggattttgGTGACGACTGGACTTGGTGGGGTGGCTCACGCAATTTTGGGACCTCTCTGACTTCAGTCAAAACTCGCTGAAAGGGAATGACGACGCTTCAACAGCTCCTTTTTGTCCCTTAATTGGAGAATCCAATCAGGCCCGGCTCTGCGCGGAGCACCGGGCTGGAGAAATTCCAGCAGCGCCTCCTCAGCCTCTTCCAACGCTTCATTAACGGAGGAgagcaaaaatatttccctaaaaacacaaaaaattcccacaaCAAACTCggcttttctgctggaaaactAACAACAAAAAATTCCCCACCCCGAGCTGTGAATTTTCCTGTGATCCCAGCCTGGATTTTGGGCTGTAACTGCTCCGTTTGGGAGCTGTGaagtggaaatttgggaattgcGAGGTCGCAGGtgaggaaaaatcccattgcCAAAAACTCCCAGAGCGAAGCGCCGTGAGGCTCTTCCCCAGTAATTCGAATTTCAGGAGGATTCTGTGCCTCTCCCCGGGAATCTCCAGCAGATCCCGtgcccgtgcctcagtttccccggcTGCGGCTGGAGCTCTCCGCTCAGACCGGGAGGAAAGGGGGGATTCGGGGCCGCGGGTTCGGGGCATGGCCAGGAGGTGGCGCTGATGTCCCCGCGCTGCGGTGGCGTCACGGGAGCCGCTCGGGGCTGGGAGCCCCAATTGCTGCCGTGACCCCGAATTGCCGCTGTCACCCCAAACTCTGCTGTCACCCTGAACTGGTGCTGTCACCCCAAAGTGACGCTGTGACCCCGAATTTCGCTGCCACCCCAAATTGCCACTGTCACCCATTCCAGATTTTTCCTGGGCTCAGATCAGGACCAGGATTATTGAAGTTGGcgggagacgacccaccttgcgttggtcagcatcgactccactTAATTgatcaatcaggcaccttttataacagtgttaattcacttcatgcatattgcaaaatctgagctcacaataggccagagattacacaccaactcctccttatgtttccaataccaagatttgggttctcaaaattattcttgctttcccaaaacagccaaagatagaacatccacttgttatgagaaagctgcctgagaactctattgtgcaaggctctcaaggccttcatgtttgtcacttttacctgtaattaaaaataacctgagaacctctgctgttcacagaagcaggctgtgagaatctgctcttcacagctgctttctaagccatctctgaaaaaatctccaacacagGATCAGTTCTGAAttcctccctccatcctttTCCCGGGCTCAGAGCAGGACTGGAGCCTGCCCAGATCTGttttccctgccaggagcccttCCAGAgctgttttccctcttttccctgttttccctcctttccctgtttcccaggGCTCTCTGGTTCCTCCTGGACAGCCGGAGCGTCCGGCACGCGGCCATCGGGCTCTTCTGCTGCGGGGTCTGCCTCTACCTCACAGGCAAGCGACCCCAgggtcccccatgtccccccagtgtcccccagtgtcccccagtgtaATTTTGTAGGGGCTGGAGGGGTCCAGAGAtgggaacagagctggagaattcctgagggggCTGAAATTTCCAAATCAgggaaatttccaaatttttccaagAATTTCCAAATCCATCCCTTACGTaatcccagctcctgagctgttCTCCAGCCTCAACCACTCCATGaattcccaaacccatccctctTTAATCTCAGCTCCTGAGCTCTTTCCCAGGCtctcctgagctgtccctgagccttttccagcctcagccacggcaggaattcccaaacccatccctgttTACTCCTgagccttttccagcctcatttACCCCAGGaatccccaaacccatccctgttTACTCCTGAGCCTCTTCCAGCCTCAGCCactgcaggaattcccaaacccatccctgttTTACTcctgagcccctttccagcctcatttaccccaggaattcccaaacccatccctctTTATTcctgagcccctttccagcctcagccactgcaggaattcccaaatccaccccattCTATTCCAGGCTCCTGAGCTCTTTCCCAGGTtctcctgagctgtccctgagcccttttccagcctcagccatcccaggaattcccaaacccatccctgttTACTCCTgagccttttccagcctcagccatcccaggaattcccaaatccatccctgttTACTcctgagcccctttccagcctcatttaccccaggaattcccaaacccatccctgttTACTCCTGAACTCCCTTTCCAGCCTCATTtaccccaggaattcccaaacccatccctgttTACTCCTgagccttttccagcctcagccatcccaggaattcccaaatccatccctgttTACTcctgagcccctttccagcctcatttaccccaggaattcccaaacccatccctgttTACTCCTGAACTCCCTTTCCAGCCTCAGCCACTGCAGGaatccccaaacccatccctgttTACTCCTGAACTCCCTTTCCAGCATCAGCCactgcaggaattcccaaacccatccctgttTACTcctgagcccctttccagcctcatttaccccaggaattcccaaacccatccctgttTACTCCTgagccttttccagcctcatttACCCCACGaattcccaaacccatccctgttTACTCCTGAACCCCCTTTCCAGCCTCATTtaccccaggaattcccaaacccatccctctTTATTCCTGAGccccttttccagcctcatttaccccaggaattcccaaacccatccctttTAACTCCTgagccttttccagcctcatttaccccaggaattcccaaatccaccccattCTATTCCAGGCTCCTGAGCTCTTTCCCAGGTtctcctgagctgtccctgagccttttccagcctcatttaccccaggaattcccaaacccatccctgttTACTCCTGAACCCCCTTTCCAGCCTCAGCCactgcaggaattcccaaacccatccctgttTACTCCTGAACCCCCTTTCCAGCCTCATTTACCGCAGGaattcccaaacccatccctgttTACTCCTgagccttttccagcctcagccacggcaggaattcccaaacccatccctgttTACTCCTgagccttttccagcctcatttaccccaggaattcccaaacccatccctgttTACTCCTGAACCCCCTTTCCAGCCTCATTtaccccaggaattcccaaccCCACCGTTTCCCCCGTGTGTCCCCGCAGCCCTGGCCCTgtccatgctgctgctgttccagctgGAGGCCGCCATCGCCAGCGCCTGCATCCTGACCTCGggcgtgctgctgctgctgctctccctgctccacgCGCTGCTCCGCGCCTCCCGCATCTCCCCCCGGCGCTCGGAGCCTCCCCACGCCCTCTACGAGAACGActcggccccgcccggccccgaaATCCACCGGGAATTCTCCTTCCCGCCTTCCCCCGAGGGCAAATCCCGGCCGGGCTCGGCCTCCAGCAGCAACCGGAGCTCCGGGAGCAAGGAGTTCCCAAGGGGATCCCAGTGGGAATTGTCCAGGAGCAAGGAATCCCAATGCCAGGACTGGTCCAGGAGCACAGAATTCCCAAGGGAATCCCAGTGAGAATTGTCCAGGAGCAAGGAATTGCCCAGGGAATCTCAGTGGGAATTTTCCGGGAGCAAGGAATCCCAATGCCAAGACTGGTCCAGGAGCAAAGAATTCCCAAGGGATGCCCAGTGGGAATTGTCCAGGAGTaaagaattcctgagggaatCCCAGGACTGGTCCAGGAGTAAAGAATTCTCAAGGGAATCCCAAGACTGGTCCAGGAGCAAGGAATTGCCCAGGGAATCCCAGTGGGAATTGTCCAGGAGCAAGGAATTCCCAAGGGAATCGTCCAGAAACAAAGAATTGTCCAGGGAACCCCAGGACTGGTCCAGGAGCAAGGAATTCCCAAAGGAATCCCAGTGGGAATTGTCCAGGAGCAAGGAATCCCAATGCCAGGACTGGTCCAGAATCAAGGAATTCCCCAGGGAATCCCAGCGGGAAttgtgcaggagcacagaatTCCCCAGGGAATCCCAGCGGGAAttgtgcaggagcacagaattccccagggaatcccagcaggaattgtgcaggagcacagaatTCCCCAGGGAATCCCAGCGGGAAttgtgcaggagcacagaatTCCCCAGGGAATCCCAGCGGGAAttgtgcaggagcacagaatTCCCCAGGGAGCCCCAATCCCAGGACTGGTCCCGAACGCACGGGACACTtttggagccagggctgctgcaggagcagggacatccctggaACGGCACCAGCAGGGAGATGAGGAATGCCACGGCCCACAGAGCCACCAAGGACTCCACGCTGGTCTGAGGGAAATTCGGGATTTTTCTCGAGGAGGAGTTGATGGTTTTTCacggttttgggtttttttttttcctggaaaaattcctttatCCACAGGGAAAATCgcagtgctgcctgcctgggaacccaaatccatcccagccGTGGGAGAGGATCTGGGGAGCAGAAATTGGGATTTTCACCATTTCagaatttcagcttttcccagcagatCCCGGCtgatttcccttctccttcctccccgctccatcctcatcctcagcacTGGCACGGATGGGGGATTGGGGTGGGGGAAACCCAGTTTGGGGTGGGGAAAATCAAATTTGGGGTGGGGAAAATCCAGTTTGGGGTGGGGAAAATCAAATTTGGGGTGGGGAAAATCAAATTTGGGGTGGGGAAAATCCAGTTTGGGGTGGCCAGGAACAGATTTGGGGTAGGAAAAGGCAGATTTGGGGTGTCAGAGGAAACTTGGGGTGGCAggaagggggtttggggtggcaAAGAACagatttggggtggggaaaaGAACAGATTTGGGGTAGGAAAAGGCAGATTTGGGGTGTCACTGCTATTATCCCAAATTCCACCTGCTATCCCAAGCACAATTCCCCTGGAATTTGAGTTTTATTCCCTGAATCTCCCTGGAAAATCCAGGAGGGATCcacagcaaagctctgctccctcccagtcGCCTCCAAAACCAAGAGcgcaaaacaaaaatcctttttttaattttttttttttttttgtattttaaggaATCTTTTCTCCCTTGAAAGCCCAAAATTCCACATTCCTTTGCTCCATGCCCTTGGAAACCCCAGGATAAAAAAGGAGCTCCGAGCTCCCACGGCCACAGGAGAAAAGCTGAAAACcttcaaaaggaattttcttgttggtttttttttttgagatttttttggtttgttttttttttcctttttattctcaTCCTCattaaaaccaaacccagcaattccttggcagcagctggcaaAGTTTCTCCTTGGAGAATTCCTCCTCAACAAAAGCCTGGAGTGCTGCTCACATTCCAGCCTTTTACACAAAATTCCCAAAGCAAGACCTCAtctgggaggattttggggaaaaaaaaagcctggaaacaaaaaaagggaaggaaaaacacaaacccaccctgttttccatggaaaagaggtccc
This window harbors:
- the TMEM221 gene encoding transmembrane protein 221, with translation MPSAYPQRALTVLLLFGTLSAAMALLSSSLIFQLPSGRAAPGAGALPEPVAAAVLPVSAVLAALCLVLNVSCLLLCLLHGYFSTELGRGQRGPERALWFLLDSRSVRHAAIGLFCCGVCLYLTALALSMLLLFQLEAAIASACILTSGVLLLLLSLLHALLRASRISPRRSEPPHALYENDSAPPGPEIHREFSFPPSPEGKSRPGSASSSNRSSGSKEFPRGSQWELSRSKESQCQDWSRSTEFPRESQ